The DNA region GGCCTTTTTGTATAAGGTTTGCCCACCCTGATGGTTGCATTGGGGATATCAAGGGAATCCGTTCCAATTAATCCGGGGATAAGTATGGGTTGCCCCATAGGGCTGAAACTTTTTGTTGTTAATAGTGCAGCATATTTTCCGGAATATGAATCCCGGGTGCTGTCGGCTGTTTGAGGGCCGGGGCCTCCTGCAGCAACAGGCAGGGTGTACAGATAATTAAGCGACCTTAAAAAATTCCCGGCCGGTTCCAGGCACTTAAAACCATTTCCATCATCCCAGTTCATCCATTGGTCAAGGCAGCCACCGGGAATATTTAATGTGCATTCCAACTTAACGGGAGGTTCTTCTTCGATATAATCAATGTATTTTCTGCATGAAGAAAATATGGCTAAAGAAACAAAAAAAACACAAAAAATAACCGTAAAAGAGTAATGTAATTTTTTCATTCTTACTAAACTTTGTAAACTATCTGAATAGATGTAACCCTCGGGGGTTCGACAGATATGGGCCTTAGTGAATATTCAGTGTTTAAAATATTGTTCATTAATACTGTAAATTTAAAATGTTTTTTCAGTTCGTAACTTAATCTTGCATCGAAAACAAAATCTCCGTCATGATGTTCCCTTCGGTAATCTCTTATACCGGTATCAAATAAACCCGGACGGTCGTTTTCATAGAAAAAGTTATCAATGTTGTACATAAATCCATAATATTTACCGCTGACCCCAAGTGAAAATCCTTTATACGTAAATTCCATATCAAGCTTGGCAAGTTGTTCAAAGCGGTATTTCAGAATATTTTCACGTGTGTCTGACGAGGTATTCATATAAGAAAATTCCCGTTGCAATAGAGTATCCACGTAATATATCTTGTCGGGTTCAAGACTGGTTGGCCGGGTAAAAGTATATCCGCCCATAACAGTCATTGAAAAATCTTTAGTAAACTTACCTTCTCCCATAAGGGTAATATCTATGCCCCATACTCGCGCATCGGCAGTGTTTAGGAATTTATAACCCAGATTTTTAGAAATATCATAACCCGAACTATCCGGTTTCATGTTTCTTCCCCAGAGCCCGGCATTAAATTCAACATAATTATCATATTCCTGCCAGAAACCACAGATATCAATAAAACCAACAAATTTTTTGATTTTAAACAATTGTTTGATGCCCAGCTCGGTATTCCAGCTGGTTTCTGATTTCAGGTCAGGATTAGGATAAATACCAAAATTGCCAGACATGGTAGAAATGTATCGTTCCCCTATACTTGGGAATCTGAAGCCCTGACCGAAGGAAGCCCTGATATAGGTTGCATTGGTAGCTTTTAAATTTACCCCAGCTCTGAAAATAGGCTTGTTGTCGGTGTAATCTGCCATTGTGTAATATTCCCATCTCACCCCGGCAGATACTGTTAAGCGCCTGAATAATTTCATTTCTCCCTGGGCATAAATAGCTATATTATCCGATGATTTTTCTCCAGCTTCACCAAAAATTCCCGAAAAAACCTTTCCGTAAGAGTATGCATACATATTCATGACTCCAACATTTATCACCGGGTCGCCTATTTTTGTTTTAAACATTTTAGAAAACTGGTATTCATTATAAACAAAATACGACATGGTTGACTGGTCGTTGCTGCCACCGCTGTTACAGTAAAAAAACCTGTTTTTTAACGAATGAGAAGCCCCTTTGGGTCCAAAATATTTTACATATGGATCCAAATAAAATTGGAAATCGGCAAAATTGGTTATGGCGCCGGGATATGAACGGAAAATGTTGGAGTCGGCATCCATCCAGAAAAAGGCTTGTGTGTTCTGAGAATACATGAAATTTCCATTTAATCCGTATGTCAAGCCTTCAAGGTGATTAGAACGAACTCTGGTTCCGAAATTAAGACGAATATTCTTTTCAAATTCACCCTTATCGTAATCGCCTGTAGTGTCATGTGGAGGAGCACCAATACAACCCGGATCTGAGAGAAAATTTCCGCCTATCACATAGTCAAAATTATTCACTCTGCGGGAATGTATAAAATTTGCCCCGAGAATTATGGGATTAAACCCATCCCAGGATTTTGTATATCGCCGTGGTGGCGTGCTGTAGATACCGCTATGCAAAGTAATTCTTGTTAAAGGCTTGTCTTTGGGATATGCCGTGCGGATGTTAATAGCTCCATTCAGTGCAGAAGAACCATAGGTAACACTGGAGGCCCCTTTTAACACTTCTATTTGTTCCACATCTTCCACGGGCAAAAAACTCCATACCGGGCGTCCGGCATCAGCCCTCATCATAGGAATTTCATCAATAAGTATCATGACACGGCTTCCCAGCCCGGAACTATACCCGCTTCCACCGCGGATTTGAGGTTCATTATCCACAATGGCAACGCCAGGAACAGACTCAATAGCTTTATCAAGAGTTAAAATGTTTTTATTTTCTAACATCGAGGGCTTGATAACCTCCATCGAATTGGTCGCATCTTCAAGTTTTTGTTCATATTTTGAAGCAGATACTACCGTAGTGTTTAATTCCGTAACAGAAACCTTCATCTTAATATTCAATGTTACAGTTTTCCCTGCTTTTGCGGTAATGGACTGAGAAATCTTTTCATAACCAATAGAGGAAAACATTATAATGTATTCTCCGGGTTTTACTTCAAACTGAAAATTTCCGTCCATATCACTGTTTGTGCCCCTTTGCTGGTCTTTAATACCAATGCTGGCAAAGGGTATAGGCTTATCTGTATCATCTTCCTTAACCGTACCTTTGATAATAGCGTTTTGCGATAATACTATTATCGGCAAAGCTGTAATAAAAAATAAAAAAGCGAAAAAAAGAATTTTTGTACGAAAAGTCATTTATATAGCTTAAGCAGAAATTAGTTATAATGATTAATGCAAAAGTAATAAATCTTACTGAACTGAAAACTTTTGGCTAAAACTCTGCCCGTTCTCAGAGACCACATTTGCAATGTAAATC from Bacteroidales bacterium includes:
- a CDS encoding TonB-dependent receptor, whose translation is MTFRTKILFFAFLFFITALPIIVLSQNAIIKGTVKEDDTDKPIPFASIGIKDQQRGTNSDMDGNFQFEVKPGEYIIMFSSIGYEKISQSITAKAGKTVTLNIKMKVSVTELNTTVVSASKYEQKLEDATNSMEVIKPSMLENKNILTLDKAIESVPGVAIVDNEPQIRGGSGYSSGLGSRVMILIDEIPMMRADAGRPVWSFLPVEDVEQIEVLKGASSVTYGSSALNGAINIRTAYPKDKPLTRITLHSGIYSTPPRRYTKSWDGFNPIILGANFIHSRRVNNFDYVIGGNFLSDPGCIGAPPHDTTGDYDKGEFEKNIRLNFGTRVRSNHLEGLTYGLNGNFMYSQNTQAFFWMDADSNIFRSYPGAITNFADFQFYLDPYVKYFGPKGASHSLKNRFFYCNSGGSNDQSTMSYFVYNEYQFSKMFKTKIGDPVINVGVMNMYAYSYGKVFSGIFGEAGEKSSDNIAIYAQGEMKLFRRLTVSAGVRWEYYTMADYTDNKPIFRAGVNLKATNATYIRASFGQGFRFPSIGERYISTMSGNFGIYPNPDLKSETSWNTELGIKQLFKIKKFVGFIDICGFWQEYDNYVEFNAGLWGRNMKPDSSGYDISKNLGYKFLNTADARVWGIDITLMGEGKFTKDFSMTVMGGYTFTRPTSLEPDKIYYVDTLLQREFSYMNTSSDTRENILKYRFEQLAKLDMEFTYKGFSLGVSGKYYGFMYNIDNFFYENDRPGLFDTGIRDYRREHHDGDFVFDARLSYELKKHFKFTVLMNNILNTEYSLRPISVEPPRVTSIQIVYKV
- a CDS encoding PCMD domain-containing protein — protein: MKKLHYSFTVIFCVFFVSLAIFSSCRKYIDYIEEEPPVKLECTLNIPGGCLDQWMNWDDGNGFKCLEPAGNFLRSLNYLYTLPVAAGGPGPQTADSTRDSYSGKYAALLTTKSFSPMGQPILIPGLIGTDSLDIPNATIRVGKPYTKRPIAFDGYYKYEPVNGDSALISVLLSKFNSTESKRDTIALVRAIYKNTVTTYTHIELPLTYYSTVTPDSITLLICSSGGIRLDDLMNCKGQVGSKLWIDEISFIMPEGKKL